Proteins encoded by one window of Pseudonocardia sp. HH130629-09:
- a CDS encoding putative bifunctional diguanylate cyclase/phosphodiesterase has product MSEQEPRTGHRPGASVGEPAGGRAEQAPGVRRDRDRDPGLAGDLARAFAGPGGTPAGRTRPGPDDEQLLAPAEALNAAAAPDAEISGAGVGEPPFGMARRLPGAPRPPGPVQSDTAAGPGPGTVGSTGADHSAVQLPPSPALVCDAGGVVVHTNAALRRLAGSADPTGMRLPQLLVGPDSDARLVRADRRLARVKVVRWNQPGDRTVVLLTPFPDAAPAPSDEAPALDLERATRSGTWTFDLQAGTLTRSEGLVELYRALGVRPDGPDGPIEGEQVERVCRMLRRGPEAAPEPTTAHSSEIRPEGGAVLSCRTRIDRTPGGAPLRLIGTVQDISDRRRAESRAQRSGQRFADLVAAITTGVAMLDGRGRIVDANPALCQLLDADLETLRGVPARSLSAEPGSDRRGGLPDWLRDPSHPEPTYRIEWLPLLRADGTRVDCEVVVNAAPSDDGRPFWLLVVTDVGERRRAADVLREADTVDPLTRLPNRAGLLELADRLLAGTDADRVAVVCGDVDDFSRVNTGLGHDAGDLLLIELAGRLQRELPYHCTAGRLSADEFAVVCADVDEVGGPQALAAVVAELLRGEVTVAGRPITLTASVGVAGRDAALTGPHADARGPRGDDLLRSAEVAVREAKQRGRGTVAVADRGAVAPARRQLELEAELRAAIEGDALRLEYQPVVAPDGTVLSAEALLRWSHPVHGEVSPGEFLPVAQRGGLQRELDLWVLRSAVTEAATWPRTGQAVAVAVNLAGLLPADPSFLADVTAIVEGAGLPWNQLVLELVETSLVALPRPALDAMSELVHRGVRFAVDDFGTGYSSLARLKELPAQTVKVDRAFVTGVGTDPADFALARAVVEVARAMGRKTVAEGVETAEQFHVLRGLGVDAFQGWLFARSLRPADLHRVLRGGGLPTPATSATPPEGTPNLW; this is encoded by the coding sequence GTGTCGGAGCAGGAGCCGCGGACGGGACACCGTCCGGGTGCATCGGTCGGAGAACCGGCCGGTGGACGCGCGGAGCAGGCACCGGGTGTCCGCCGGGACCGGGATCGTGACCCCGGCCTGGCCGGCGACCTCGCCCGGGCCTTCGCCGGTCCCGGCGGCACCCCGGCGGGTCGCACCCGGCCCGGTCCCGACGACGAGCAGCTCCTCGCCCCGGCGGAGGCCCTGAACGCCGCGGCCGCGCCGGACGCCGAGATCTCCGGCGCGGGCGTCGGGGAGCCGCCGTTCGGCATGGCCCGGCGGCTGCCCGGTGCACCGCGCCCGCCCGGTCCGGTCCAGTCGGACACCGCCGCGGGCCCCGGTCCGGGGACCGTCGGGTCCACGGGCGCCGACCACTCCGCGGTGCAGCTCCCGCCCTCGCCCGCGCTGGTCTGCGACGCCGGGGGCGTCGTCGTCCACACCAACGCCGCGCTCCGTCGCCTCGCCGGGTCCGCCGACCCGACCGGCATGCGGCTCCCGCAGCTGCTCGTCGGCCCGGACTCCGACGCCCGCCTGGTCCGCGCCGACCGTCGGCTGGCCCGGGTCAAGGTCGTCCGCTGGAACCAGCCCGGCGACCGCACCGTCGTGCTGCTCACCCCGTTCCCCGACGCCGCGCCCGCGCCGTCGGACGAGGCACCCGCGCTCGACCTCGAGCGCGCCACCCGCTCCGGCACCTGGACCTTCGACCTGCAGGCCGGGACGCTGACCCGCAGCGAGGGGCTCGTCGAGCTCTACCGCGCGCTGGGCGTGCGCCCCGACGGCCCGGACGGCCCCATCGAGGGCGAGCAGGTCGAGCGGGTCTGCCGGATGCTGCGCCGCGGCCCGGAGGCCGCGCCGGAGCCCACCACCGCGCACAGCTCCGAGATCCGCCCCGAGGGCGGCGCGGTGCTGTCGTGCCGCACCCGGATCGACCGCACGCCCGGCGGCGCACCGCTGCGCCTGATCGGGACCGTGCAGGACATCTCCGACCGGCGCCGCGCCGAGTCCCGCGCGCAGCGTTCCGGGCAGCGGTTCGCCGACCTCGTCGCCGCGATCACCACCGGCGTCGCGATGCTCGACGGGCGTGGCCGGATCGTCGACGCCAACCCGGCGCTGTGCCAGCTGCTCGACGCCGATCTGGAGACCCTGCGCGGGGTCCCGGCACGCAGCCTGTCCGCCGAGCCCGGGTCCGACCGCCGCGGGGGGCTGCCGGACTGGCTGCGCGACCCGTCGCACCCCGAGCCGACCTACCGGATCGAGTGGCTGCCGCTGCTGCGGGCCGACGGCACCCGGGTCGACTGCGAGGTCGTGGTCAACGCCGCCCCCTCCGACGACGGCCGCCCGTTCTGGCTGCTCGTCGTCACCGACGTGGGGGAGCGCCGCCGCGCCGCCGACGTGCTGCGCGAGGCCGACACCGTCGACCCGCTGACCCGGCTGCCCAACCGGGCCGGGCTGCTGGAGCTCGCCGACCGGCTGCTGGCCGGTACGGACGCCGACCGGGTCGCCGTCGTCTGCGGTGACGTCGACGACTTCTCCCGCGTCAACACCGGCCTCGGCCACGACGCCGGTGACCTGCTGCTCATCGAGCTGGCGGGGCGGCTGCAGCGCGAGCTGCCGTACCACTGCACGGCCGGGCGGCTGTCGGCCGACGAGTTCGCGGTGGTCTGCGCCGACGTCGACGAGGTCGGCGGACCGCAGGCGCTCGCCGCCGTCGTCGCCGAGCTGCTGCGTGGGGAGGTCACCGTGGCCGGGAGGCCGATCACGCTGACCGCCTCGGTCGGCGTCGCCGGGCGGGACGCCGCGCTGACCGGCCCGCACGCCGACGCCCGCGGCCCCCGCGGCGACGACCTGCTGCGCTCGGCCGAGGTCGCGGTGCGCGAGGCCAAGCAGCGCGGACGCGGCACGGTCGCCGTCGCCGACCGCGGCGCCGTCGCGCCGGCACGCCGCCAGCTGGAGCTGGAGGCCGAGCTGCGCGCCGCGATCGAGGGCGACGCGCTGCGCCTGGAGTACCAGCCGGTCGTCGCGCCGGACGGCACCGTGCTGTCCGCCGAGGCGCTGCTGCGCTGGTCGCACCCGGTGCACGGGGAGGTCTCGCCCGGCGAGTTCCTGCCGGTCGCCCAGCGCGGCGGCCTGCAGCGCGAGCTGGACCTGTGGGTGCTGCGCTCCGCCGTCACCGAGGCCGCGACCTGGCCCCGGACCGGTCAGGCCGTCGCCGTCGCGGTGAACCTGGCCGGGTTGCTGCCCGCCGACCCGTCGTTCCTGGCCGACGTCACCGCGATCGTCGAGGGTGCCGGGCTGCCGTGGAACCAGCTGGTGCTCGAGCTCGTCGAGACCAGCCTGGTCGCGCTGCCGCGCCCCGCGCTCGACGCGATGAGCGAGCTCGTGCACCGCGGTGTCCGCTTCGCCGTCGACGACTTCGGCACCGGCTACTCGTCGCTGGCCCGGCTCAAGGAGCTCCCGGCGCAGACGGTCAAGGTCGACCGGGCCTTCGTCACCGGGGTCGGCACCGACCCGGCCGACTTCGCGCTCGCCCGCGCCGTCGTCGAGGTCGCCCGCGCGATGGGTCGCAAGACCGTCGCCGAGGGCGTCGAGACCGCCGAGCAGTTCCACGTGCTGCGCGGGCTCGGTGTGGACGCGTTCCAGGGCTGGCTGTTCGCCCGCTCGCTGCGCCCTGCCGACCTGCACCGCGTGCTGCGCGGCGGCGGCCTGCCGACCCCGGCGACGAGTGCCACCCCGCCCGAGGGGACCCCGAACCTCTGGTGA
- a CDS encoding ABC transporter ATP-binding protein: MIEFRGVTKRFPDGTVAVDELDLVAEQGRITVFVGPSGCGKTTSLRMINRMIEPTSGELRVDGRDVLSADPAELRRGIGYVIQQAGLFPHRTIVDNIATVPMLVGSSKKAARDRAMELMEIVGLDTAMARRYPAQLSGGQQQRVGVARALAADPPVLLMDEPFSAVDPIVRESLQEELLRLQSELGKTIVFVTHDIDEAIKLGDKVAVFRVGGTLAQYDEPGVLLSRPVDGFVDNFVGRDRGYRGLGFLSSDTIPLGSLPMLSVGDPLPDDGWAVVVDESARPLGWVEAGAGRVTEEAIVPGGSLYAVESGSLRGALDAALSSPSGQGVAVDADGRVAGSVTADSVLEALPAARDSHNAA, translated from the coding sequence ATGATCGAGTTCCGGGGCGTCACGAAGCGCTTCCCGGACGGGACGGTCGCGGTCGACGAGCTCGACCTCGTGGCCGAGCAGGGGCGGATCACGGTCTTCGTGGGCCCGTCCGGCTGCGGCAAGACGACCTCCCTCCGCATGATCAACAGGATGATCGAGCCGACCTCGGGCGAGCTGCGCGTCGACGGGCGCGACGTGCTGTCCGCCGACCCCGCCGAGCTGCGCCGGGGCATCGGCTACGTCATCCAGCAGGCCGGGTTGTTCCCGCACCGCACCATCGTCGACAACATCGCGACCGTGCCGATGCTCGTCGGGAGCAGCAAGAAGGCCGCGCGGGACCGGGCGATGGAGCTGATGGAGATCGTCGGCCTGGACACCGCAATGGCCAGGCGCTACCCGGCGCAGCTGTCCGGTGGCCAGCAGCAGCGGGTCGGCGTGGCCCGTGCGCTCGCCGCCGACCCACCCGTGCTGCTGATGGACGAGCCGTTCTCCGCGGTGGACCCGATCGTCCGGGAGAGCCTGCAGGAGGAGCTGCTGCGCCTGCAGTCCGAGCTCGGCAAGACCATCGTGTTCGTCACCCACGACATCGACGAGGCCATCAAGCTCGGCGACAAGGTCGCGGTGTTCCGGGTCGGCGGCACGCTGGCCCAGTACGACGAGCCGGGCGTGCTGCTGTCCCGCCCGGTCGACGGCTTCGTCGACAACTTCGTCGGCCGCGACCGCGGATACCGGGGCCTGGGCTTCCTCTCCTCGGACACCATCCCCCTCGGGTCGCTGCCGATGCTCTCGGTCGGCGACCCCCTCCCCGACGACGGCTGGGCGGTCGTCGTCGACGAGTCAGCCCGGCCGCTGGGCTGGGTGGAGGCCGGTGCGGGACGGGTGACCGAGGAGGCCATCGTCCCGGGCGGGTCGCTCTACGCCGTCGAGTCCGGCTCGCTGCGCGGCGCGCTCGACGCGGCGCTGTCCTCACCGTCCGGGCAGGGCGTCGCCGTCGACGCCGACGGCCGCGTCGCCGGCTCGGTCACCGCCGACTCGGTGCTCGAGGCGCTGCCCGCGGCCCGCGACTCGCACAACGCCGCCTGA
- a CDS encoding ABC transporter permease, whose translation MTWVFANLDSVLDALAEHVVYALIPVLLGLLFAIPLGWVANRNGTLRTVMTNAAGLLYTVPSLALFVFMPPLLGTQILDPVNVVVALTVYTVALLVRTVSDALSAVPGNVVDAANAMGYTPLRRFVGVELPLAVPVIVAGLRVAAVSTISLVTVGAVIGFGGLGLLFTEGFNRSNDAQIVAGIVLVLLLALVVDSALLLAGRLLTPWQRARTGKAGT comes from the coding sequence GTGACCTGGGTGTTCGCCAACCTCGACTCCGTCCTCGACGCGCTCGCCGAGCACGTCGTGTACGCCCTGATCCCGGTGCTGCTCGGGCTGCTGTTCGCGATCCCGCTGGGCTGGGTCGCCAACCGCAACGGAACCCTGCGCACCGTCATGACCAACGCCGCCGGGCTGCTCTACACGGTGCCGTCGCTGGCGCTGTTCGTGTTCATGCCGCCGCTGCTCGGCACCCAGATCCTCGACCCGGTCAACGTGGTCGTCGCGCTGACGGTCTACACCGTCGCACTGCTCGTACGGACGGTGTCCGACGCGCTGTCCGCGGTGCCCGGCAACGTCGTCGACGCCGCGAACGCGATGGGCTACACGCCGCTGCGCCGCTTCGTCGGCGTCGAGCTGCCGCTGGCCGTGCCGGTGATCGTGGCCGGGCTGCGGGTCGCCGCGGTGTCCACGATCAGCCTGGTCACGGTGGGGGCGGTGATCGGCTTCGGTGGGCTCGGCCTGCTGTTCACCGAGGGCTTCAACCGCAGCAACGACGCCCAGATCGTCGCGGGCATCGTGCTCGTACTGCTCCTGGCCCTCGTCGTCGACTCGGCCCTGCTGCTCGCCGGCAGGCTGCTCACCCCCTGGCAGCGGGCCCGGACCGGGAAGGCGGGGACATGA
- a CDS encoding ABC transporter permease, with amino-acid sequence MTYFGWLFDGANWTGPTGILARLAEHLGYTALTLLVAVVIAVPLGAWIGHTGRGGFVVVGLANGLRALPTLGLLVLLATLTGLSLVGPIITLIVLAVPAVLAGTYAGIRNVDPAVVDAATGMGMRGSEVLWKVELPNALPLIIGGLRSATLQVIATATIAAYVSLGGLGRFIIDGLGQRDFGMMIGGSILVAVLAILADLLLGGLQKLIVSPGLQATGRTAPRRLRAVPTRPEPVREAA; translated from the coding sequence ATGACCTACTTCGGCTGGCTGTTCGACGGCGCGAACTGGACGGGGCCGACCGGCATCCTCGCCCGGCTCGCCGAGCACCTCGGCTACACCGCCCTGACCCTGCTGGTCGCGGTCGTGATCGCGGTGCCGCTGGGCGCCTGGATCGGGCACACCGGGCGCGGCGGGTTCGTCGTCGTCGGGCTGGCCAACGGCCTGCGCGCGCTGCCGACGCTCGGCCTGCTCGTGCTGCTGGCGACGCTCACCGGGCTCTCGCTGGTCGGCCCGATCATCACCCTCATCGTGCTGGCGGTGCCGGCGGTGCTGGCCGGCACCTACGCCGGCATCCGCAACGTCGACCCGGCGGTGGTCGACGCCGCCACCGGGATGGGCATGCGCGGGTCCGAGGTGCTCTGGAAGGTCGAGCTCCCCAACGCGCTGCCGCTGATCATCGGCGGGCTGCGCAGCGCCACCCTGCAGGTCATCGCCACCGCGACGATCGCCGCCTACGTGTCCCTCGGCGGGCTCGGCCGGTTCATCATCGACGGCCTCGGCCAGCGCGACTTCGGCATGATGATCGGCGGCTCGATCCTGGTCGCGGTGCTCGCGATCCTCGCCGACCTGCTCCTGGGCGGGCTGCAGAAGCTGATCGTGTCCCCCGGCCTGCAGGCCACCGGCCGGACCGCGCCGCGCCGGCTGCGCGCGGTGCCCACCCGCCCCGAACCCGTCCGCGAAGCGGCCTGA